The following proteins are encoded in a genomic region of Streptomyces collinus Tu 365:
- a CDS encoding MFS transporter, whose protein sequence is MSTLESPDAPGADVVDQNGGTAAPAEKAENEDGVLGRAHRALSIGIVSVVLLIAFEATAVGTAMPVAARELDGVALYAFAFSGYFTTSLFGMVLAGQWSDRRGPLGALTTGIGAFAAGLVIAGTAQVMWVFILGRAVQGLGGGLVIVALYVVVGRAYPERLRPAIMAAFAAGWVVPSIVGPLASGAVTEHLGWRWVFLGIPVLVVFPLALALPQIRRRAAGPVPGADGSASLDRRRIRLALAISLGAGLLQYAAQDLTWLSLLPGLAGAALLVPAVLGLLPPGTWRAARGLPSVVLLRGVAAGSFIAAESFVPLMLVTQRGLSPTMAGFSLAAGGVTWALGSWMQSRPRLEPHRERLMALGMVLVVVAIATAPSVLLSGVPVWIVAVAWGFGCFGMGLVISSASVLLLKLSAPEEAGANSAALQIADGLSNVILLAATGAAFAALGGGSTDTSTAGGSHPAAFAAVFLPMAVVALLGVWVATRLHDTDEPVRV, encoded by the coding sequence ATGAGCACCCTCGAATCCCCCGACGCCCCCGGTGCGGACGTCGTCGACCAGAACGGCGGGACCGCCGCACCCGCCGAGAAAGCCGAGAACGAGGACGGCGTGCTGGGGCGGGCCCATCGGGCGCTGAGCATCGGGATCGTGTCCGTGGTGCTCCTGATCGCCTTCGAGGCGACCGCCGTCGGGACCGCGATGCCCGTCGCGGCCCGGGAACTGGACGGGGTGGCGCTGTACGCGTTCGCCTTCTCCGGATACTTCACGACCAGCCTGTTCGGCATGGTGCTCGCCGGGCAGTGGTCCGACCGGCGCGGGCCGCTCGGCGCGCTGACCACCGGCATCGGGGCCTTCGCGGCGGGACTGGTGATCGCCGGGACCGCCCAGGTGATGTGGGTGTTCATCCTGGGACGCGCCGTACAGGGACTCGGCGGCGGCCTGGTCATCGTCGCGCTGTACGTCGTCGTGGGACGTGCCTACCCCGAGCGGCTGCGGCCCGCGATCATGGCGGCCTTCGCCGCCGGCTGGGTCGTCCCGTCCATCGTCGGACCGCTCGCCTCGGGCGCCGTCACCGAGCACCTCGGCTGGCGCTGGGTCTTCCTCGGCATCCCCGTCCTGGTGGTGTTCCCGCTCGCGCTCGCGCTGCCCCAGATACGGCGCAGGGCGGCCGGACCCGTGCCCGGTGCCGACGGCTCGGCCTCCCTGGACCGGCGCCGTATCCGGCTCGCCCTCGCGATCTCGCTCGGCGCCGGGCTGCTGCAGTACGCCGCCCAGGACCTGACCTGGCTCTCCCTGCTGCCCGGTCTCGCCGGTGCCGCCCTCCTCGTGCCCGCCGTCCTCGGCCTGCTGCCCCCCGGCACCTGGCGTGCCGCGCGCGGCCTGCCCTCCGTCGTGCTGCTGCGCGGGGTCGCCGCCGGGTCCTTCATCGCGGCCGAGTCCTTCGTCCCGCTGATGCTGGTCACCCAGCGCGGGCTGTCGCCCACCATGGCCGGCTTCTCCCTCGCCGCGGGCGGTGTCACCTGGGCGCTGGGCTCCTGGATGCAGTCCCGGCCGCGTCTCGAACCGCACCGGGAGCGGCTGATGGCCCTGGGCATGGTGCTGGTCGTCGTCGCGATCGCCACCGCGCCGAGCGTGCTCCTTTCCGGCGTGCCCGTCTGGATCGTCGCCGTCGCCTGGGGCTTCGGCTGCTTCGGCATGGGCCTGGTGATCTCCTCCGCCAGCGTGCTCCTGCTGAAGCTGTCCGCCCCCGAGGAGGCCGGCGCCAACTCGGCGGCGCTGCAGATCGCCGACGGCCTCTCCAACGTGATCCTGCTCGCCGCGACCGGCGCCGCCTTCGCGGCCCTCGGCGGCGGCAGCACCGACACCTCTACGGCGGGCGGCTCCCACCCCGCCGCCTTCGCCGCCGTCTTCCTGCCGATGGCGGTGGTGGCCCTGCTGGGCGTCTGGGTGGCGACCCGCCTGCACGACACCGACGAGCCGGTCCGGGTCTGA
- a CDS encoding DEAD/DEAH box helicase, translated as MTTTAASSAHSHHLSPAFPGRAPWGTASKLRAWQQGAMEKYVQEQPRDFLAVATPGAGKTTFALTLASWLLHHHVVQQVTVVAPTEHLKKQWAEAAARIGIKLDPEYSAGPLAKDYDGVAVTYAGVGVRPMLHRNRVEQRKTLVILDEIHHAGDSKSWGEACLEAFEPATRRLALTGTPFRSDTNPIPFVTYEEGQDGIRRSAADYTYGYGNALADHVVRPVIFLSYSGNMRWRTKAGDEIAARLGEPMTKDAISQAWRTALDARGEWMPSVLRAADQRLTEVRKAIPDAGALVIASDQESARAYAKLIREITGTKATLVLSDDAGASKRIDDFSGSDDRWMVAVRMVSEGVDVPRLAVGVYATTISTPLFFAQAVGRFVRSRRRGETASVFLPTVPDLLTFANEMEKERDHALDKPKKEGEEDPYAESEKEMEEANKEQDEDTGEQDMLPFEALESDAVFDRVLYDGAEFGMQAHPGSEEEQDYLGIPGLLEPEQVQLLLQKRQARQIAHSRKKPDGEADLLELPAERRPVVSHKEMMELRKQLNTMVSAYVHQSGKPHGVIHTELRRVCGGPPSAEATPGQLRQRIAKVQEWATRMR; from the coding sequence GTGACTACCACCGCCGCTTCCTCCGCTCACTCCCACCACCTCTCGCCCGCCTTCCCGGGCCGGGCCCCCTGGGGTACCGCAAGCAAGCTGCGCGCCTGGCAGCAAGGGGCGATGGAGAAGTACGTCCAGGAGCAGCCGCGTGACTTCCTCGCCGTGGCCACGCCCGGCGCCGGCAAGACGACCTTCGCGCTGACGCTGGCGTCCTGGCTGCTGCACCACCACGTCGTGCAGCAGGTGACCGTGGTCGCGCCGACCGAGCACCTGAAGAAGCAGTGGGCGGAGGCCGCGGCCCGGATAGGGATCAAGCTCGACCCCGAGTACAGCGCCGGCCCGCTCGCCAAGGACTACGACGGAGTCGCGGTCACCTACGCGGGTGTCGGCGTACGCCCCATGCTGCACCGCAACCGCGTCGAGCAGCGCAAGACCCTCGTCATCCTCGACGAGATCCACCACGCCGGTGACTCCAAGTCCTGGGGCGAGGCCTGCCTTGAGGCGTTCGAGCCCGCCACCCGCAGGCTCGCGCTGACCGGTACGCCGTTCCGGTCCGACACCAACCCCATCCCCTTCGTGACGTACGAGGAGGGACAGGACGGCATCCGGCGCTCCGCCGCCGACTACACCTACGGCTACGGCAACGCCCTCGCCGACCATGTCGTCCGCCCGGTCATCTTCCTCTCCTACAGCGGCAACATGCGCTGGCGCACCAAGGCGGGCGACGAGATCGCCGCCCGGCTCGGCGAGCCGATGACCAAGGACGCGATCAGCCAGGCCTGGCGCACCGCGCTCGACGCCCGCGGCGAGTGGATGCCCAGCGTGCTGCGCGCCGCCGACCAGCGGCTGACCGAGGTCAGGAAGGCCATCCCGGACGCGGGCGCCCTCGTCATCGCCTCCGACCAGGAGTCCGCGCGCGCCTACGCCAAGCTCATCCGCGAGATCACGGGGACGAAGGCGACGCTCGTGCTGTCGGACGACGCCGGCGCCTCGAAGCGGATCGACGACTTCAGCGGCAGCGACGACCGGTGGATGGTCGCGGTGCGCATGGTGTCCGAGGGCGTCGACGTGCCCCGGCTGGCGGTCGGCGTGTACGCCACCACCATCTCGACACCCCTGTTCTTCGCGCAGGCCGTCGGGCGCTTCGTGCGGTCCCGGCGGCGCGGCGAGACCGCGTCCGTGTTCCTGCCGACCGTGCCCGACCTGCTGACCTTCGCCAACGAGATGGAGAAGGAACGGGACCACGCCCTCGACAAGCCCAAGAAGGAGGGCGAGGAGGACCCGTACGCCGAATCCGAGAAGGAGATGGAGGAGGCGAACAAGGAGCAGGACGAGGACACCGGCGAGCAGGACATGCTGCCCTTCGAGGCGCTGGAGTCCGACGCCGTCTTCGACCGGGTCCTGTACGACGGCGCCGAGTTCGGCATGCAGGCCCACCCGGGCAGCGAGGAGGAGCAGGACTACCTCGGCATCCCCGGCCTGCTCGAACCCGAGCAGGTGCAGTTGCTGCTGCAGAAGCGGCAGGCCCGGCAGATCGCGCACAGCCGCAAGAAGCCGGACGGCGAGGCCGACCTGCTGGAACTGCCGGCCGAGCGGCGCCCGGTGGTCTCGCACAAGGAGATGATGGAGCTGCGCAAGCAGCTCAACACCATGGTCAGCGCCTACGTCCACCAGAGCGGCAAGCCGCACGGGGTGATCCACACCGAGCTGCGGCGGGTGTGCGGTGGCCCGCCGAGCGCGGAGGCCACCCCCGGACAGCTGCGGCAGCGCATCGCCAAGGTGCAGGAGTGGGCCACCCGCATGCGCTGA